From a region of the Neobacillus niacini genome:
- a CDS encoding nucleotidyltransferase domain-containing protein — translation MNRIDPYRAAVLFTLNHFPNCHGALLAGSVVRGEGTETSDLDIVIVDSNLQSAYRESFIELGWNIEVFVHNLSSYKDFFKSDCERARPSLPKMVSEGIVLKDSGIIEAIKQEAKDLLVKGPEEWSAETIRIKRYFITDALDDFIGCSVRAEEIFIANTLAELVSEFVLGTNRQWIGTSKWILRSLRNYDEKFADLFVDAFDVFYKTGDKNRIIVMVDDILQQFGGRLFQGFSLGK, via the coding sequence ATGAATAGAATCGATCCATATAGAGCAGCGGTACTGTTTACTTTGAATCATTTTCCGAATTGTCACGGAGCCTTATTAGCTGGGAGTGTAGTTCGAGGTGAGGGCACAGAAACATCTGACCTTGATATTGTGATAGTTGATAGTAATTTACAGTCTGCATATAGAGAGTCATTCATTGAATTAGGATGGAATATAGAGGTTTTTGTACATAATTTATCTTCATATAAAGACTTTTTTAAAAGTGATTGTGAACGAGCAAGACCTTCCTTGCCTAAAATGGTTTCAGAAGGAATTGTGTTAAAAGATAGTGGAATCATTGAGGCTATTAAACAAGAGGCAAAAGATTTATTGGTAAAGGGTCCGGAAGAATGGTCAGCTGAAACCATAAGAATCAAGCGTTATTTTATAACGGATGCGCTTGATGATTTTATAGGTTGTTCAGTGCGGGCTGAAGAAATATTCATCGCTAATACACTCGCTGAACTAGTTAGTGAATTTGTCTTGGGAACCAATCGACAATGGATTGGTACGTCTAAATGGATATTACGTTCATTAAGAAACTATGATGAAAAGTTTGCAGATCTTTTTGTCGACGCCTTTGATGTTTTTTATAAAACTGGAGATAAAAATAGGATTATCGTAATGGTTGATGATATCCTACAGCAATTTGGCGGACGGTTATTTCAAGGGTTTTCATTAGGGAAATAG
- a CDS encoding glycosyl hydrolase family 28-related protein, producing the protein MIFLDKDHDPRKNGELLSVISEKQIDIEAVIKETEQLFQQCHMNKPAPQFNKEPKEVSFFKRMMEHIFRLFARPFNLLKPTPVYIDSDGNVFPKWKPKLDDEYKKLISRITREVNIIDFGGIGDGKSDNTAAFKRALGNGRVRVNIPEGVFITKGIRLPSWTCLVGAGKGKTTIKLDESASKGTRLITNANHWKGNHHLYVQGMSLDWNVERLGDIKKTSTWGNYSSCLTYANVSYGWVKDIEAINPGLHCFDISSTLYNYAGDGYRAKGGSQYVWLDNLNGYGFGDDGITTHHSDYIFISNSHMCDPSGRAHQKGYSNSNGFEIDDGSRNVLLVNNSSARCFGGIEIKAHQNSSAASNVQIVGHISVNDNRAYNFRHIGHHKSTDRESQSAYNITAVYLAAIKPIFTDLYKESKPRGLVVSGYKNVVVNQFTLIGDPDYDYRRIPIIAIQYRARNVALNNISVKDFKSASTAIKVYGGENRADSISINHVEVRDSALKAIDIGKDVQDIRINV; encoded by the coding sequence ATGATTTTTTTAGATAAAGACCATGATCCAAGGAAAAATGGAGAGCTTCTATCGGTTATTTCAGAAAAGCAAATAGATATAGAGGCGGTGATTAAAGAAACTGAGCAGCTTTTTCAACAATGCCATATGAATAAGCCTGCCCCACAATTCAACAAGGAACCAAAAGAAGTTTCTTTTTTCAAAAGGATGATGGAGCACATTTTCCGATTATTCGCTCGGCCATTTAACCTCTTAAAGCCTACCCCTGTATACATAGATTCTGATGGGAATGTGTTCCCTAAGTGGAAACCGAAGCTGGATGACGAGTACAAAAAGTTAATAAGCCGAATTACCAGGGAAGTAAATATTATCGATTTTGGCGGGATTGGGGATGGAAAAAGTGATAACACAGCTGCCTTTAAAAGAGCGCTTGGAAATGGCAGGGTTAGGGTAAATATTCCTGAGGGGGTTTTTATCACAAAAGGGATTCGCCTTCCTTCCTGGACTTGCCTAGTAGGAGCCGGAAAGGGAAAAACAACTATTAAATTGGATGAGAGCGCCTCGAAAGGAACAAGATTAATTACCAACGCCAATCATTGGAAAGGAAATCATCATTTATATGTGCAGGGAATGAGTCTAGATTGGAATGTTGAAAGGCTTGGGGATATAAAAAAGACGAGTACGTGGGGCAATTATTCAAGCTGTCTAACCTATGCGAACGTCAGCTATGGTTGGGTAAAAGATATTGAAGCAATCAATCCGGGACTTCATTGCTTTGATATTTCCTCTACCTTGTACAATTATGCGGGAGACGGTTATCGCGCCAAAGGCGGCAGCCAATATGTGTGGCTCGATAATTTAAATGGATATGGTTTTGGAGATGACGGAATTACCACCCATCATAGTGATTACATATTTATTTCAAACTCTCATATGTGTGACCCAAGCGGGCGTGCTCATCAAAAGGGATATTCAAATTCAAATGGGTTCGAAATTGATGATGGTTCTAGGAATGTACTTTTAGTTAATAATTCTTCGGCCAGATGCTTTGGTGGTATTGAAATAAAAGCACATCAAAACTCATCTGCAGCTTCTAATGTGCAAATCGTTGGACATATTTCTGTAAACGATAACCGTGCCTACAACTTCCGCCATATTGGACACCATAAAAGCACAGATAGGGAGTCCCAGTCGGCATACAATATTACTGCTGTATATCTTGCTGCCATTAAACCGATTTTTACAGATTTATATAAAGAATCCAAACCTCGCGGCTTAGTCGTATCCGGCTATAAAAATGTTGTGGTCAACCAGTTTACATTGATTGGTGACCCTGATTATGATTATAGAAGAATCCCCATTATTGCGATACAGTACCGAGCAAGAAATGTGGCTCTAAACAATATTTCAGTCAAAGATTTTAAGAGTGCTAGTACAGCTATCAAGGTTTATGGAGGAGAAAATCGGGCTGATTCCATATCGATAAATCACGTCGAGGTTCGTGACTCCGCCTTAAAAGCAATTGATATTGGTAAAGATGTACAGGATATTCGAATAAATGTGTGA
- a CDS encoding GDSL-type esterase/lipase family protein has product MKNYIIFFCSILILFGTYTGIRGSSASTKVVNLVALGDSITHGVGDPAKKGYIEGVKVKLEKKYKAPVKVSNFAIPRYPSEKILEQLQDKKVTVQLKKADYIILYIGTNDFRKSANYQFNPLDVKQINRGKATYTTNLYKILENIKKDNSVAPIFVLGLYQPYVEYSNQKEILNTIKHWNEEIAKVAGNFDRTYFVPTLDLFQNKPKSLYFSDALHPNPAGYHLIADRLSEKILKEPSFK; this is encoded by the coding sequence ATGAAAAATTATATCATTTTTTTCTGTAGTATTTTAATTTTGTTTGGTACTTATACCGGTATTCGTGGTTCTTCGGCCAGTACAAAGGTAGTTAACCTGGTAGCTCTCGGCGATTCCATCACACATGGAGTAGGGGACCCTGCAAAAAAGGGATATATAGAAGGCGTTAAAGTAAAATTAGAAAAGAAATATAAGGCTCCTGTCAAAGTGAGCAACTTTGCCATACCAAGGTATCCTTCCGAAAAAATTCTTGAACAACTTCAGGATAAAAAAGTCACGGTACAACTAAAGAAGGCAGATTATATCATTCTGTATATTGGAACAAATGATTTTAGAAAGAGTGCCAATTATCAATTTAACCCACTTGATGTAAAACAAATAAATAGGGGTAAGGCTACATACACCACAAACCTTTATAAAATCCTTGAAAACATAAAAAAAGATAATTCTGTCGCCCCTATCTTTGTCTTAGGTTTATATCAACCCTATGTGGAATACTCGAATCAGAAAGAAATTCTAAACACGATAAAACATTGGAACGAGGAAATCGCCAAAGTGGCTGGTAATTTTGATCGAACCTACTTTGTTCCCACGCTTGATCTATTTCAAAACAAACCAAAAAGCCTCTATTTCAGTGATGCCTTACATCCGAATCCAGCAGGATATCATTTAATCGCGGATCGATTATCTGAAAAAATATTGAAGGAACCTAGTTTTAAATAA
- a CDS encoding Type 1 glutamine amidotransferase-like domain-containing protein: MRQIIALGGGGFSMEPENTLLDTYILKQSGKDNPKICFIPTASGDSEDYIQRFYRFFQNQNCRPSHLSLFRPPTRDLESFILEKDIIYVGGGNTKNLLALWKDWGLDTILRKAWDQGILLAGISAGSICWFEEGVTDSYGEGLEPLSCLGFLKGSNCPHYDGEADRRPAYHKLIGANKIKAGIAADDGVAIHYAEQEISKIVSSRPTSKAYRISYEHKVIETELQTEFLGS; this comes from the coding sequence ATGCGGCAAATTATTGCTCTTGGCGGCGGCGGTTTCTCTATGGAACCAGAAAATACGTTATTGGATACTTACATTCTGAAGCAATCGGGTAAAGACAATCCCAAAATTTGTTTTATCCCCACTGCAAGTGGAGATTCAGAAGATTATATTCAAAGATTTTATCGTTTTTTCCAAAACCAAAATTGTAGACCATCTCATCTATCATTATTCCGACCGCCAACAAGAGACTTAGAGAGCTTTATTTTGGAAAAAGATATTATATATGTTGGCGGTGGAAATACAAAGAATCTGTTGGCTTTATGGAAAGATTGGGGATTAGACACCATTTTGAGAAAAGCTTGGGATCAAGGAATCCTTTTGGCGGGGATTAGTGCCGGTTCTATTTGTTGGTTCGAGGAAGGTGTAACGGACTCCTATGGTGAGGGACTTGAGCCACTCAGTTGCTTGGGTTTCTTAAAAGGCAGTAATTGTCCTCATTATGACGGGGAAGCAGATAGAAGACCCGCATATCATAAGCTGATTGGAGCAAATAAAATAAAAGCAGGGATAGCTGCCGATGATGGAGTGGCAATTCATTACGCTGAACAAGAAATAAGTAAAATAGTAAGCTCAAGACCAACTAGCAAAGCCTATCGAATATCCTACGAACATAAAGTGATTGAAACTGAACTTCAAACAGAATTCTTAGGGTCTTAA
- a CDS encoding cupin domain-containing protein: MKFFTFNKESGKNISKFNSDFIMSRIVQTNSAASIGCMHLGKNGLIGFHQAVGPQLLLIVSGEGLVSIDQEEYYKVQPGDAVFWEKDEWHETKSDNGLTAIVIESEELNPADLMPSK, from the coding sequence ATGAAATTTTTCACCTTTAATAAAGAAAGTGGTAAGAACATTTCAAAATTTAATTCCGATTTTATTATGTCTAGAATCGTTCAAACAAATAGTGCTGCTTCAATCGGTTGTATGCATTTAGGCAAAAATGGATTGATTGGTTTTCACCAAGCAGTAGGACCTCAACTATTGTTAATCGTAAGTGGAGAAGGTTTAGTTAGTATTGACCAGGAAGAATATTATAAAGTACAGCCTGGTGATGCTGTGTTTTGGGAAAAAGACGAATGGCACGAAACGAAGTCAGATAATGGATTAACTGCAATTGTTATTGAAAGTGAAGAATTAAACCCAGCCGATTTAATGCCTTCTAAATAA
- a CDS encoding secondary thiamine-phosphate synthase enzyme YjbQ — protein MLKKFTLKTNTRDQMIEITHQVQEFIRENNQQEGSAIVYCPHTTAGITINENADPDVKRDMIRRFDEVYPWHHEQDRHMEGNTAAHMKASTVGASQYVIIANGQLLLGTWQGVYFCEFDGPRTRTFFVKVL, from the coding sequence TTTACGTTAAAAACAAACACTCGTGATCAAATGATAGAAATCACCCATCAGGTTCAGGAATTCATTAGAGAAAATAACCAGCAGGAAGGATCTGCTATCGTCTATTGTCCACACACAACAGCCGGCATTACCATTAATGAGAACGCTGACCCAGATGTGAAACGAGATATGATTCGGCGCTTTGACGAGGTTTATCCATGGCACCATGAACAAGATCGGCATATGGAAGGCAATACTGCAGCCCATATGAAAGCGAGTACAGTCGGGGCTTCACAATATGTTATTATTGCAAACGGACAATTGCTGTTAGGTACGTGGCAGGGAGTCTATTTCTGCGAGTTTGATGGCCCACGCACACGAACTTTTTTTGTAAAAGTCCTCTAA
- a CDS encoding phosphotransferase family protein: MGQNNDVLIVNESFVFRFPKYQRGLESLKKETEIVEAIKNKVSIPIPSPIYQSFEKWEAGKVFVGYEFIQGSPFWKSSFDSIKDEEVLKRLASQLVNFLTEIHSFDKNKLPLEETNPREQMLDLYQRIQNKLFPFMREEAQRQISHSFETFLYSEACSNLTTTLVHGDFGATNILWDPTTYTISGIIDFGGSGMGDLAYDFAGILSSYGEDFFTMCLNLYPNGAEIAERVRFYGSTFALQEALHGVENDDIEAFENGIKAYR; encoded by the coding sequence ATTGGCCAAAATAATGATGTACTAATTGTAAATGAATCCTTCGTATTTAGATTCCCAAAGTACCAAAGGGGATTAGAAAGTTTAAAAAAAGAGACTGAGATAGTAGAAGCTATTAAAAACAAAGTATCCATTCCCATTCCAAGCCCAATCTATCAATCTTTTGAAAAATGGGAAGCAGGGAAAGTTTTTGTTGGCTATGAGTTTATTCAAGGATCTCCATTCTGGAAGTCGAGTTTCGATAGCATTAAAGATGAAGAAGTATTAAAAAGACTAGCGTCACAACTGGTTAATTTCCTTACGGAAATTCATTCATTTGATAAAAATAAACTGCCACTAGAGGAAACCAATCCTCGTGAACAAATGCTTGATCTCTATCAAAGGATACAGAATAAGCTTTTTCCTTTTATGAGGGAAGAAGCGCAACGACAAATCTCCCATTCTTTTGAAACCTTTTTATATAGTGAAGCATGCTCAAACTTAACCACCACTTTGGTCCACGGCGATTTCGGGGCAACAAATATCTTATGGGATCCGACTACCTATACTATTTCAGGGATTATTGACTTTGGCGGCAGTGGTATGGGTGACCTAGCATATGATTTTGCAGGAATACTATCCAGTTACGGGGAAGATTTTTTTACCATGTGCTTAAATTTATATCCAAATGGTGCCGAAATAGCTGAGCGAGTTAGGTTTTATGGAAGTACATTTGCCCTGCAGGAAGCCTTACATGGAGTGGAAAATGACGACATAGAAGCATTTGAAAATGGTATTAAAGCATATAGATAG
- a CDS encoding HIT family protein, protein MECLGCNLANKNLPVHVVFEDEYVCCFLDHEPFNEGHIMILPKQHVYDADELDENTANSIMKASILLSKAIKKLFNPDGITICQNGGVFNELAHYHMHVVPRYKDQSFANFYLEDEIIIEDETKLKETTRKLIDVIGELIK, encoded by the coding sequence GTGGAATGCTTAGGGTGTAATTTGGCAAATAAAAATCTGCCTGTACATGTTGTTTTTGAAGATGAATATGTTTGTTGTTTCCTAGACCATGAGCCATTTAATGAAGGGCATATTATGATATTGCCCAAACAACATGTTTATGACGCAGATGAACTTGACGAAAACACAGCAAATTCAATTATGAAAGCATCTATTCTTCTATCAAAAGCAATTAAAAAACTGTTTAATCCGGATGGGATCACCATCTGCCAAAATGGCGGGGTATTTAATGAATTAGCGCACTACCATATGCATGTTGTACCTAGATATAAAGATCAATCATTTGCTAATTTTTATTTAGAAGATGAGATTATCATAGAAGATGAAACGAAGTTAAAAGAAACAACTAGAAAACTAATTGATGTAATTGGTGAGTTAATCAAATAA
- the trhA gene encoding PAQR family membrane homeostasis protein TrhA, with protein sequence MNNYIREPINGLTHLSGALLSFVGLLAMVIKVSSTTSSAIAITAVIIFGVSMILLYSASATYHMVIAKDHVIAFLRRLDHSMIFILIAGTYTPFCFISLNGTTGNILFSIIAAVALSGVVFKMVWFNCPRWISTALYLVMGWMIVFVFSPLAGSLDPKGLFLLILGGIFYTIGGVIYGAKPKFLQSKYMGFHEIFHILIMLGSMSHFLCVFYFVI encoded by the coding sequence TTGAACAATTATATTCGGGAACCAATTAATGGACTCACTCATTTATCAGGTGCACTTTTATCTTTCGTAGGACTTCTTGCGATGGTAATTAAAGTGTCGAGTACGACATCATCAGCGATAGCGATAACCGCTGTCATCATTTTTGGCGTCAGCATGATTCTCCTTTATTCAGCTTCAGCCACCTATCATATGGTAATCGCTAAAGATCATGTCATTGCTTTTTTAAGACGCCTCGATCACTCGATGATTTTTATTTTGATTGCAGGTACCTACACACCATTTTGTTTTATCAGTTTAAATGGAACAACTGGTAATATCCTATTTTCTATTATTGCTGCGGTGGCATTAAGTGGAGTGGTGTTTAAAATGGTTTGGTTTAATTGTCCGCGCTGGATTTCAACAGCACTGTATCTTGTAATGGGCTGGATGATTGTGTTTGTATTCTCACCATTAGCCGGGAGCTTAGATCCGAAAGGTTTGTTTTTATTAATACTCGGAGGAATTTTTTATACCATTGGCGGAGTCATATATGGAGCGAAGCCAAAATTCCTTCAATCTAAATACATGGGCTTTCATGAAATTTTCCACATTTTAATTATGCTTGGGAGCATGTCTCACTTCTTATGTGTGTTTTATTTTGTTATATGA
- a CDS encoding DUF3892 domain-containing protein codes for MENKNFEKIYDEYKQQSEHEAQAEASQSNPDGKEEFVAVKKNDDGDIIAFKTSSGRELDYITALTEAKLGQIAHVDVFHKYGRDIIRSEPDGIKENNLDRLPEF; via the coding sequence ATGGAAAATAAGAATTTTGAAAAAATCTACGATGAATACAAGCAGCAAAGTGAGCACGAAGCGCAGGCAGAGGCTAGTCAAAGCAATCCTGATGGAAAAGAAGAATTCGTGGCCGTGAAGAAAAATGATGATGGAGACATCATCGCATTCAAAACAAGCTCAGGCAGAGAGCTGGATTACATCACAGCTTTAACGGAAGCCAAATTAGGTCAGATTGCCCACGTTGATGTCTTTCATAAATACGGCAGAGATATTATTCGAAGTGAACCGGATGGGATAAAGGAAAACAATCTTGATCGACTTCCCGAATTTTAG
- a CDS encoding DUF2085 domain-containing protein translates to MIVGQIVINLKRLIDIVPCHRMKSRSLTIKGYTLPICARCTGILLGYLFFPFLFVYDLDFPLWLGIVLNFPMVLDGWTQKRKYRMSNNTLRVSTGIVSGLGQSIIIVSLSQIIISILL, encoded by the coding sequence GTGATTGTGGGCCAAATTGTAATTAATCTCAAGCGGTTGATCGACATTGTACCTTGTCACCGGATGAAGTCAAGAAGTCTAACGATAAAAGGATATACACTGCCAATATGCGCAAGGTGCACGGGAATATTATTGGGGTATTTATTTTTCCCTTTTCTATTTGTCTATGATTTAGATTTCCCACTTTGGCTGGGTATCGTATTAAATTTCCCAATGGTTTTGGACGGCTGGACCCAAAAAAGGAAATATCGAATGAGTAATAACACATTAAGAGTATCAACTGGTATTGTGAGCGGCTTGGGTCAGAGTATTATAATCGTTAGTTTAAGTCAAATTATTATTTCGATTTTATTGTAA
- a CDS encoding DUF3891 family protein: MIILEQEQSFLMVTQNDHAQIAGVIARNCKEDYFFDDNHTQEVLLAIKEHDRGWIEMDSSPIWNDKTEKPYSFIDYPLSLKITFYKKGLDEVEQLSKYAGLLCSLHYSSFIQDSSEPAVREFWKEEKQRQEKLLKELQLTGEKHEQETLMYHLDLLKFCDYLSLYISLNEPGDNKGTHPFFRNGFPQLFPFVTDKPIVAHWENQKTVSLSFSPLKKEMEVELPYRAVIKDQIEKHGIIQAYKDTPVSIRKVLFK, from the coding sequence ATGATTATACTTGAACAGGAACAAAGCTTTCTTATGGTAACCCAGAATGACCACGCACAAATTGCTGGCGTTATCGCTCGGAATTGCAAAGAAGATTATTTTTTTGATGATAACCATACTCAAGAAGTACTGCTGGCAATTAAAGAACATGACCGAGGCTGGATTGAAATGGATTCGTCCCCGATATGGAATGATAAAACGGAGAAACCGTACTCTTTTATTGATTATCCACTATCCCTTAAAATTACTTTTTATAAAAAGGGGTTAGACGAAGTAGAACAACTAAGCAAGTATGCAGGGCTTTTATGCAGCTTGCACTACTCATCGTTCATTCAAGATTCAAGCGAGCCGGCTGTCAGGGAATTTTGGAAAGAAGAAAAGCAAAGACAGGAAAAGCTTTTAAAGGAATTGCAATTAACGGGAGAAAAGCATGAACAAGAAACCCTAATGTACCACTTAGATTTACTAAAATTTTGTGATTATCTATCGCTGTATATTAGTCTAAATGAACCTGGCGATAATAAAGGGACTCACCCTTTTTTTCGCAATGGGTTTCCTCAGTTATTCCCGTTTGTGACGGACAAGCCAATTGTTGCTCATTGGGAAAACCAAAAAACGGTTTCGCTTTCCTTCTCACCGCTGAAAAAGGAAATGGAAGTTGAGCTGCCCTATCGAGCGGTAATAAAAGACCAAATTGAAAAGCACGGCATTATCCAAGCATATAAGGACACGCCTGTTTCGATTAGGAAGGTACTTTTTAAATAG
- a CDS encoding histidine phosphatase family protein — MITLYITRHGETEWNREKRMQGWLDSNLTENGIKNAISLGERLKEIELTAIYSSPSGRTKATASLIRGERDIPVIYDENLREIKLGRWEGKTHSSIKEMYQTEYESFWNAPHQYATVGGETFEETRARAVQVLNRIKREYKSGNILLVTHSVVIKCLYTFFKSSPIETLWDPPYIHDTSLTIVEMNENGFKLVLEGDIAHLETANFI; from the coding sequence ATGATCACTCTATACATAACACGGCACGGTGAAACAGAATGGAATCGTGAAAAAAGAATGCAAGGCTGGCTGGATTCAAATCTAACGGAAAATGGAATTAAGAATGCCATATCTTTAGGTGAAAGATTGAAAGAAATAGAGTTAACAGCCATTTATTCAAGTCCAAGCGGGAGGACGAAAGCGACTGCCAGCTTAATACGGGGAGAAAGAGATATTCCTGTGATTTACGATGAAAATTTGAGGGAAATTAAACTGGGTAGATGGGAAGGAAAAACTCATTCTTCCATAAAAGAAATGTATCAAACCGAGTATGAGTCATTCTGGAATGCACCTCATCAATATGCAACTGTGGGAGGAGAAACGTTTGAAGAAACACGAGCGAGAGCTGTTCAGGTTTTAAATCGAATAAAAAGAGAATATAAATCTGGGAATATATTATTGGTTACTCATTCTGTTGTAATTAAGTGTTTATATACATTTTTTAAGAGTTCCCCTATTGAAACCTTATGGGATCCTCCTTATATACATGATACCAGTCTTACCATTGTAGAAATGAATGAAAATGGTTTTAAACTGGTGTTAGAAGGAGATATTGCTCATTTGGAAACGGCAAATTTTATTTAG
- a CDS encoding SRPBCC family protein — MNTLNEKPVVKAEMLIRKPVEEVYEAFINPEITTKFWFTKSSGRLEEGKTIRWDWEMYGVGDELFVKEMEQNKLIKIEWTDSTQVEWLFTPRAGNQTFVSITNFGFSGSGDEMVARAIDSMGGYTMVLSGLKAYLEHNIQLNLVADKAPDANVN; from the coding sequence ATGAATACACTAAACGAAAAACCAGTTGTTAAGGCAGAAATGCTTATCCGCAAACCAGTTGAGGAAGTATATGAAGCTTTCATCAACCCTGAAATCACGACAAAGTTTTGGTTTACTAAAAGCAGCGGAAGATTAGAAGAGGGTAAAACCATCAGGTGGGATTGGGAAATGTATGGTGTTGGCGATGAATTATTTGTTAAAGAAATGGAGCAAAACAAGCTAATAAAGATTGAATGGACCGATAGCACTCAGGTGGAGTGGCTATTCACTCCCCGAGCAGGTAATCAAACTTTTGTTTCCATCACAAACTTTGGCTTTTCTGGCAGTGGCGATGAAATGGTCGCTCGAGCCATTGATTCTATGGGAGGATACACAATGGTACTCTCTGGATTAAAGGCATATTTAGAGCACAACATTCAATTAAATCTCGTAGCTGATAAGGCGCCAGACGCAAACGTAAACTGA
- a CDS encoding GNAT family N-acetyltransferase, protein MHWYEKLNQYFPIEEMKSREHMETLLKERSDIYHKDEGPNHVLMYAELEDFVFIDYLFVSKDARGQGLGHKLLEKMKQKGKPIILEVEPVNYEDSDSGKRLHFYKREGFEHANSIGYERRSLATNEVNKMEILYWAPNKESEELIFEAMRKTYDKIHTYKDQHFYGESYQPVEEVLTFNEDPQSKNILDNL, encoded by the coding sequence ATGCATTGGTATGAGAAATTAAATCAATATTTTCCGATTGAAGAAATGAAATCTAGAGAGCATATGGAAACTTTATTAAAAGAGCGTTCCGATATTTATCATAAAGATGAAGGTCCGAATCATGTTTTGATGTATGCAGAATTAGAGGATTTTGTTTTTATTGATTATCTTTTTGTTTCAAAAGACGCGCGCGGCCAGGGACTTGGCCATAAGCTTCTCGAAAAAATGAAACAAAAAGGAAAGCCTATTATTCTTGAAGTTGAACCCGTTAACTATGAAGACAGTGATTCAGGAAAAAGGCTTCATTTTTATAAACGTGAAGGATTTGAACACGCTAATTCCATCGGCTATGAGAGAAGGTCATTAGCGACAAATGAGGTTAATAAGATGGAAATTCTTTATTGGGCTCCAAATAAAGAGTCTGAGGAACTAATCTTTGAAGCCATGAGAAAGACGTATGATAAAATTCATACCTATAAGGATCAGCACTTCTACGGAGAATCATACCAACCAGTTGAAGAGGTTTTGACCTTTAATGAAGATCCACAGAGTAAAAATATATTAGACAATCTATGA
- a CDS encoding DUF1836 domain-containing protein, with the protein MEKIKEILEQLGLETNLSLDEIPNIDLYMDQVIQLFENKFADSKRNDEEKILTKTMINNYAKGKLIFPIKNKKYSKEHLILMSLIYQLKGALSINDIQVTLDGLNKRIIKEDIEIDSLYNSYLALSQKNVADFNLDINERVKDVNVEVAKMEDRNSAYLEQVLMISSLVHMSNLYRKVAEKLVDEIVVDKEGKRHR; encoded by the coding sequence ATGGAAAAAATCAAAGAAATACTTGAACAGCTTGGCCTTGAAACAAATCTTTCGTTAGATGAAATACCGAATATTGATTTGTATATGGATCAAGTGATTCAGTTATTTGAAAACAAATTTGCCGACTCTAAGCGAAATGATGAGGAAAAGATTCTTACAAAAACGATGATTAATAACTATGCAAAAGGGAAGCTCATTTTCCCGATTAAAAATAAGAAGTATTCCAAGGAGCATTTGATTTTAATGAGTTTAATTTACCAACTAAAAGGCGCTCTATCCATTAATGATATCCAAGTAACACTGGATGGGTTGAATAAAAGGATTATCAAAGAGGATATAGAAATCGATTCTTTATACAATAGTTATTTAGCGCTCTCTCAAAAAAATGTTGCTGATTTCAATCTTGATATTAATGAACGGGTCAAGGATGTAAATGTAGAAGTAGCAAAAATGGAGGATCGGAACTCTGCTTATCTCGAGCAGGTACTCATGATTTCCTCACTCGTACACATGAGTAACCTATATCGAAAAGTGGCTGAAAAGTTGGTGGACGAAATCGTAGTGGATAAAGAAGGAAAGCGTCATAGATAA